The Magnolia sinica isolate HGM2019 chromosome 10, MsV1, whole genome shotgun sequence genome includes a window with the following:
- the LOC131257699 gene encoding chloride channel protein CLC-f-like, with protein sequence MSAGDFNDRDLLLRSNPSGPESDLESQAPKKKVIRDILKQLDRRLSGPRLSRRHLDREADSPFDRSPPPQDSLSDGAPPEWALLLIGCLLGLATGLCVAAFNLGVHVIHEWAWAGTPNEGAAWLRLQRLADTWHRILLIPVTGGVVVGMMHGLLEIFDQIKQPRSSQRQGFDLLAGVLPTIKAIQAAVTLGTGCSLGPEGPSVDIGKSCANGCSAMMENNNERRIALVAAGAAAGISSGFNAAVAGCFFAIETVLRPLRAENSPPFTTAMIILASVISSTVSTIILGERPAFTVPTYELKSAAELPLYLILGMLCGAVSVVFTRLVSWFTKFFEYIKERFSLPTVVCPALGGLGAGLIALRYPGILYWGFTNVEEILRTGKSASAPGIWLLTQLVGAKVVATALCKGSGLVGGLYAPSLMIGAAVGAVFGGSAAEIINSAIPGNAAVAQPQAYALVGMAATLASVCSVPLTSVLLLFELTKDYRILLPLMGAVGLAIWVPSVANQPKEIEATDPRPPRRGYSSVSPVEDKGEAIWVRQDGVNDVELSDLENAAAHETVDEDAVLDDLKVSQVMLKNYVKVLPTVTLKETIKLMHDAQQNCVLVVDAEELLEGIATVGDIQRALSKTSSDTTRNDSSLLDANTFLVSTVCTRGTHYRGRERGLLTCYPDTDLTIAKELMEAKGIKQLPVVRRGGNLRKERKRRVVGLLHYDSISRHLREEVDRRHKAIYQTRKEDVKEISANGH encoded by the exons ATGTCTGCCGGAGATTTCAACGACCGTGATCTCTTGCTTCGATCGAATCCGTCGGGTCCGGAATCGGATTTGGAATCGCAGGCAccgaagaagaaggtgattcGGGATATTCTGAAGCAGTTGGATCGACGTCTGTCGGGTCCTCGATTGAGCCGGAGGCATCTGGACAGGGAAGCAGATTCGCCGTTCGATCGGTCACCGCCACCGCAAGATTCTCTTAGCGATGGGGCCCCACCTGAATGGGCGTTGCTGCTGATCGGATGCCTTCTCGGGCTCGCCACAGGGCTTTGTGTCGCGGCATTTAATCTCGGG gTTCATGTAATACACGAATGGGCCTGGGCGGGTACTCCAAATGAGGGGGCTGCTTGGCTCCGTTTGCAGAGACTAGCTGATACATGGCACAGGATACTGTTAATTCCAGTGACTGGAGGAGTTGTTGTTGGCATGATGCATGGATTACTTGAAATTTTTGACCAAATAAAGCAGCCAAGGTCTTCTCAGAGGCAGGGCTTTGATCTGCTGGCTGGAGTCTTACCTACAATAAAGGCCATACAGGCTGCTGTAACATTAGGCACTGGTTGTTCTTTAGGTCCTGAGGGACCCAGTGTTGATATTGGTAAATCATGTGCAAATGGGTGTTCAGCAATGATGGAAAACAACAATGAAAGGAGGATAGCTCTCGTGGCAGCTGGTGCAGCTGCTGGAATTTCTTCAG GGTTTAATGCAGCAGTTGCTGGTTGCTTCTTTGCCATCGAAACTGTACTAAGGCCACTTCGAGCAGAAAACTCACCTCCGTTTACAACTGCAATGATAATATTAGCTTCTGTTATATCATCTACGGTATCAACTATCATACTTGGAGAAAGGCCAGCTTTTACAGTGCCCACGTACGAACTGAAATCTGCTGCTG AGCTACCTTTATACCTCATATTGGGTATGTTGTGTGGAGCGGTAAGTGTGGTCTTCACTCGCTTGGTGTCTTGGTTCACCAAGTTTTTTGAGTATATCAAGGAGAGATTTTCTCTTCCCACCGTTGTATGTCCAGCTTTAGGTGGTTTAGGTGCTGGTCTAATAGCTCTGAGGTACCCCGGAATACTGTATTGGGGTTTCACAAATGTTGAGGAAATCCTACGTACGGGGAAGAGTGCTTCAGCCCCTGGAATTTGGCTATTAACTCAATTAGTTGGGGCCAAAGTTGTGGCCACTGCTCTTTGCAAGGGGTCTGGGCTTGTAGGTGGTCTTTATGCCCCAAGCTTGATGATTGGTGCTGCTGTTGGTGCCGTTTTTGGGGGCTCAGCTGCGGAAATCATCAATTCAGCTATACCAGGAAATGCTGCTGTTGCCCAGCCACAGGCCTATGCCCTG GTTGGGATGGCTGCTACACTGGCTTCGGTTTGCTCAGTTCCCTTGACATCAGTGCTACTTCTGTTTGAGCTGACAAAGGATTATAGGATTTTGCTTCCACTCATG GGGGCTGTGGGGTTAGCAATATGGGTACCTTCTGTGGCAAACCAGCCTAAGGAGATTGAGGCAACTGATCCAAGGCCCCCAAGGCGGGGTTATTCTTCAGTCTCACCTGTTGAAGACAAAGGTGAGGCTATTTGGGTGCGACAAGATGGCGTTAATGATGTGGAACTCTCTGACCTGGAAAATGCTGCTGCCCATGAAACTGTTGATGAGGATGCTGTCTTGGATGATCTGAAG GTATCTCAGGTCATGTTGAAGAACTATGTGAAAGTATTGCCTACAGTAACTCTGAAAGAGACAATTAAACTTATGCATGATGCCCAACAAAATTGTGTTCTTGTCGTTGATGCTGAGGAACTTCTTGAGGGTATTGCTACTGTTGGTGATATCCAGCGGGCGCTGTCGAAGACATCCTCTGATACTACCAGGAATGATTCATCCCTTTTGGAT GCAAATACCTTTCTTGTTTCAACTGTCTGTACTCGAGGAACACACTACCGAGGGAGAGAGCGTGGGCTTTTAACTTGTTATCCAGACACTGATTTGACCATTGCAAAGGAGCTCATGGAGGCCAAAGGAATTAAGCAGTTGCCTGTTGTCAGGCGTGGTGGGAACCTGAGAAAAGAACGAAAGCGTAGAGTTGTTGGCCTTCTTCACTACGATTCAATCTCACGACATCTCAG AGAGGAGGTGGATCGTCGTCATAAAGCCATCTACCAGACAAGGAAAGAAGATGTTAAAGAGATCTCTGCAAATGGCCACTAA
- the LOC131257700 gene encoding putative disease resistance protein At1g50180 isoform X1, with protein sequence MSIVESIVKLLLQKLADPILQEAILLYGVGDEVEWLEAEFKRMQCFLEDADAKQEGDKRVKCWVGDVRDVAYDAEDVIDTFLFKVANLRRTGIKRYGCIFNELKPRHEVGSKIELIKAKIRAISESRSTYGIENIGQGAGTSSSGLSLQEWRLTSPLSQETDFVGFEKELEMLVARLTEGELRRCVVSVVGMGGLGKTTLTKKLYNTDIVKNHFDTHAWISVSQEYSARDLLQVFVRRWMVVSNNTAEKLNIAELRDKISEYLNDKRYLVVLDDIWRREAWNALKDAFPDVNNGSRVVLTTRNKDVALHADPDPRSRPHELRFLTNEESWDLFRKKTFLERDGDCPQDLEKLGREIVEKCHGLPLAIAVIGGLLSGKEPREWDNVRKSISWQFVEGEVQISSILSLSYKDLPYYLKPCFLYLGNFPEDYEFQAKELIGLWAAEGFLKERGELTLEEVGEDYLMQLVKRSMVQLTRRNSSRGIKSCRIHDLLRDLSISEAKESKFHEVRGNNGNAPSASRARRLALHLNDRSKFISLSSSTPNLRSVLIYAQGYTWLEEEQMKFLFQGFKLLRVLYLADLEIRELPKQIGELIHLRYLRCTNTWLETLPSSIGNLINLQTLLLDSSNGIKVPDTIGKMHQLRHLRLLVDKPQTVMTSGWIQGLPFGVIQGHPRLDLMSNLQTLSGVYAGKWMEGCLGKLTNLRNLKILFETEADAELFSEAIVNLNCLHHLWARMSVPIRFFEDRALVLSLPNLSHLLKLSKLHLGGKLETLPEFPTNLTKLSLEWSRLKEDPMATLEKLKSLRILRLLGDSYDGVEMACSAQGFPQLESLRLQALCKLKEWRVEEGAMPSLLHLWIGDCKQLKKLPEGLQHVTTLKKLELWWMRDEFNARVREDGGEDWYKIRHIPSIDIRQMFTIKQSDFNFYHYERHFSHNRDCTDLHMLSD encoded by the exons ATGTCCATTGTCGAGTCCATTGTCAAGCTCCTTCTCCAAAAACTCGCTGACCCAATCCTTCAAGAAGCCATTTTGTTATATGGCGTTGGCGATGAAGTCGAATGGCTCGAGGCTGAATTTAAGCGGATGCAATGCTTCTTGGAAGACGCAGACGCCAAACAAGAAGGAGATAAAAGAGTTAAGTGCTGGGTGGGGGATGTGAGAGATGTTGCATATGATGCTGAGGACGTCATCGACACCTTTCTCTTCAAGGTAGCAAACTTGAGGCGAACTGGCATTAAAAGGTACGGTTGCATCTTCAATGAATTGAAACCTCGCCATGAGGTGGGATCGAAAATCGAGCTAATAAAGGCTAAAATCCGTGCGATCTCTGAAAGTAGATCGACGTATGGAATTGAAAATATAGGCCAAGGAGCAGGGACGAGCTCTTCCGGTCTAAGCCTCCAAGAATGGAGGCTCACTTCTCCTCTTTCTCAAGAAACAGATTTTGTTGGCTTTGAGAAGGAATTGGAGATGTTGGTGGCCCGGTTAACAGAGGGAGAGCTGCGACGTTGTGTTGTTTCTGTAGTAGGAATGGGTGGTCTCGGTAAGACCACTCTTACTAAGAAGCTTTATAACACTGATATTGTTAAGAATCATTTCGATACTCATGCGTGGATTTCTGTATCACAAGAGTATTCTGCGAGAGATCTTTTGCAGGTCTTTGTAAGACGTTGGATGGTGGTATCCAACAATACAGCAGAGAAATTGAACATTGCTGAGCTGAGGGACAAGATTTCTGAGTATCTGAATGACAAGAGATACTTGGTGGTCTTGGATGATATATGGAGAAGGGAAGCATGGAATGCTCTCAAGGATGCATTTCCGGATGTGAATAATGGCAGTAGGGTCGTGCTCACCACACGAAACAAAGACGTCGCTTTACATGCAGATCCAGATCCACGAAGCCGGCCCCATGAACTTCGATTTCTAACCAATGAAGAGAGCTGGGATTTGTTCCGTAAAAAAACATTCCTAGAACGAGATGGTGATTGCCCGCAGGATTTGGAGAAGCTGGGAAGAGAGATTGTGGAAAAATGCCATGGTCTCCCTCTTGCGATTGCAGTCATTGGAGGGCTCTTATCAGGAAAGGAACCAAGGGAGTGGGACAATGTACGCAAGAGCATCAGCTGGCAGTTTGTCGAGGGAGAAGTCCAAATCTCCAGCATATTATCTTTAAGCTATAAAGATTTGCCTTATTACTTAAAACCATGTTTTCTCTACCTGGGAAATTTTCCAGAGGACTACGAGTTCCAAGCCAAGGAATTGATTGGACTGTGGGCCGCAGAAGGGTTTCTTAAAGAAAGAGGGGAACTAACATTGGAAGAGGTTGGAGAAGATTATCTGATGCAGTTGGTTAAGAGAAGTATGGTTCAATTGACAAGAAGAAATTCAAGCAGGGGTATCAAAAGTTGTCGCATCCACGATCTTTTGCGTGATCTATCTATATCAGAAGCTAAGGAAAGCAAGTTTCACGAAGTTCGCGGTAACAATGGGAATGCTCCTTCCGCATCTAGAGCCCGTCGACTTGCACTTCACCTTAACGACCGAAGTAAGTTCATTTCCTTAAGTAGTTCCACTCCGAACCTTCGTTCTGTGTTGATCTACGCCCAAGGCTATACATGGCTTGAAGAGGAGCAAATGAAGTTTCTATTCCAAGGCTTTAAGTTGCTTAGGGTGCTATATCTAGCTGATTTAGAAATAAGAGAGCTACCGAAGCAAATAGGTGAACTAATCCATTTGAGATATCTCAGGTGTACTAATACTTGGTTAGAAACCCTCCCATCGTCGATAGGCAATCTTATCAATTTACAAACTCTACTTTTAGATTCCAGTAATGGTATTAAAGTACCCGACACAATTGGGAAGATGCATCAGTTAAGACATCTTCGATTACTCGTGGACAAACCACAGACGGTTATGACTTCGGGATGGATACAAGGGCTACCTTTTGGAGTGATACAAGGGCATCCAAGGCTCGACCTGATGAGTAACCTCCAGACTCTATCTGGAGTATATGCtggcaaatggatggagggttgcttgggaaagctcACCAATCTTAGAAATTTAAAAATACTTTTTGAAACAGAAGCTGATGCTGAGTTATTCTCCGAGGCTATTGTCAATCTGAACTGCCTCCATCATCTGTGGGCGCGGATGTCAGTACCGATACGTTTTTTTGAAGACAGAGCCTTAGTTTTGTCGTTACCTAATCTTTCACATCTTCTCAAGTTAAGTAAGTTGCATTTGGGAGGAAAGTTAGAGACGTTACCTGAATTTCCAACAAACCTCACCAAACTCTCCTTGGAATGGTCCCGTTTAAAGGAAGACCCAATGGCGACGTTGGAGAAGCTGAAAAGCCTTCGCATTCTCAGATTGCTCGGTGATTCATATGATGGAGTGGAAATGGCTTGCTCTGCACAAGGGTTTCCTCAACTCGAATCCTTGCGTCTTCAAGCGTTATGTAAATTAAAGGAGTGGAGAGTGGAGGAAGGAGCTATGCCAAGTCTTTTACATTTATGGATAGGTGACTGCAAGCAATTGAAGAAGCTTCCAGAAGGACTGCAACACGTGACTACCCTCAAGAAATTGGAGCTGTGGTGGATGCGTGACGAATTCAATGCAAGGGTTCGAGAAGATGGGGGAGAGGATTGGTATAAGATCCGGCACATACCCTCCATCGACATACGACAGATGTTTACAATCAAGCAGTCGGACTTTAATTTCTATCATTATGAGAG GCATTTTTCTCACAACAGAGATTGCACTGACTTGCATATGCTAAGTGACTAG
- the LOC131257700 gene encoding putative disease resistance protein At1g50180 isoform X2: MSIVESIVKLLLQKLADPILQEAILLYGVGDEVEWLEAEFKRMQCFLEDADAKQEGDKRVKCWVGDVRDVAYDAEDVIDTFLFKVANLRRTGIKRYGCIFNELKPRHEVGSKIELIKAKIRAISESRSTYGIENIGQGAGTSSSGLSLQEWRLTSPLSQETDFVGFEKELEMLVARLTEGELRRCVVSVVGMGGLGKTTLTKKLYNTDIVKNHFDTHAWISVSQEYSARDLLQVFVRRWMVVSNNTAEKLNIAELRDKISEYLNDKRYLVVLDDIWRREAWNALKDAFPDVNNGSRVVLTTRNKDVALHADPDPRSRPHELRFLTNEESWDLFRKKTFLERDGDCPQDLEKLGREIVEKCHGLPLAIAVIGGLLSGKEPREWDNVRKSISWQFVEGEVQISSILSLSYKDLPYYLKPCFLYLGNFPEDYEFQAKELIGLWAAEGFLKERGELTLEEVGEDYLMQLVKRSMVQLTRRNSSRGIKSCRIHDLLRDLSISEAKESKFHEVRGNNGNAPSASRARRLALHLNDRSKFISLSSSTPNLRSVLIYAQGYTWLEEEQMKFLFQGFKLLRVLYLADLEIRELPKQIGELIHLRYLRCTNTWLETLPSSIGNLINLQTLLLDSSNGIKVPDTIGKMHQLRHLRLLVDKPQTVMTSGWIQGLPFGVIQGHPRLDLMSNLQTLSGVYAGKWMEGCLGKLTNLRNLKILFETEADAELFSEAIVNLNCLHHLWARMSVPIRFFEDRALVLSLPNLSHLLKLSKLHLGGKLETLPEFPTNLTKLSLEWSRLKEDPMATLEKLKSLRILRLLGDSYDGVEMACSAQGFPQLESLRLQALCKLKEWRVEEGAMPSLLHLWIGDCKQLKKLPEGLQHVTTLKKLELWWMRDEFNARVREDGGEDWYKIRHIPSIDIRQMFTIKQSDFNFYHYERATIDGLDRSFD; encoded by the exons ATGTCCATTGTCGAGTCCATTGTCAAGCTCCTTCTCCAAAAACTCGCTGACCCAATCCTTCAAGAAGCCATTTTGTTATATGGCGTTGGCGATGAAGTCGAATGGCTCGAGGCTGAATTTAAGCGGATGCAATGCTTCTTGGAAGACGCAGACGCCAAACAAGAAGGAGATAAAAGAGTTAAGTGCTGGGTGGGGGATGTGAGAGATGTTGCATATGATGCTGAGGACGTCATCGACACCTTTCTCTTCAAGGTAGCAAACTTGAGGCGAACTGGCATTAAAAGGTACGGTTGCATCTTCAATGAATTGAAACCTCGCCATGAGGTGGGATCGAAAATCGAGCTAATAAAGGCTAAAATCCGTGCGATCTCTGAAAGTAGATCGACGTATGGAATTGAAAATATAGGCCAAGGAGCAGGGACGAGCTCTTCCGGTCTAAGCCTCCAAGAATGGAGGCTCACTTCTCCTCTTTCTCAAGAAACAGATTTTGTTGGCTTTGAGAAGGAATTGGAGATGTTGGTGGCCCGGTTAACAGAGGGAGAGCTGCGACGTTGTGTTGTTTCTGTAGTAGGAATGGGTGGTCTCGGTAAGACCACTCTTACTAAGAAGCTTTATAACACTGATATTGTTAAGAATCATTTCGATACTCATGCGTGGATTTCTGTATCACAAGAGTATTCTGCGAGAGATCTTTTGCAGGTCTTTGTAAGACGTTGGATGGTGGTATCCAACAATACAGCAGAGAAATTGAACATTGCTGAGCTGAGGGACAAGATTTCTGAGTATCTGAATGACAAGAGATACTTGGTGGTCTTGGATGATATATGGAGAAGGGAAGCATGGAATGCTCTCAAGGATGCATTTCCGGATGTGAATAATGGCAGTAGGGTCGTGCTCACCACACGAAACAAAGACGTCGCTTTACATGCAGATCCAGATCCACGAAGCCGGCCCCATGAACTTCGATTTCTAACCAATGAAGAGAGCTGGGATTTGTTCCGTAAAAAAACATTCCTAGAACGAGATGGTGATTGCCCGCAGGATTTGGAGAAGCTGGGAAGAGAGATTGTGGAAAAATGCCATGGTCTCCCTCTTGCGATTGCAGTCATTGGAGGGCTCTTATCAGGAAAGGAACCAAGGGAGTGGGACAATGTACGCAAGAGCATCAGCTGGCAGTTTGTCGAGGGAGAAGTCCAAATCTCCAGCATATTATCTTTAAGCTATAAAGATTTGCCTTATTACTTAAAACCATGTTTTCTCTACCTGGGAAATTTTCCAGAGGACTACGAGTTCCAAGCCAAGGAATTGATTGGACTGTGGGCCGCAGAAGGGTTTCTTAAAGAAAGAGGGGAACTAACATTGGAAGAGGTTGGAGAAGATTATCTGATGCAGTTGGTTAAGAGAAGTATGGTTCAATTGACAAGAAGAAATTCAAGCAGGGGTATCAAAAGTTGTCGCATCCACGATCTTTTGCGTGATCTATCTATATCAGAAGCTAAGGAAAGCAAGTTTCACGAAGTTCGCGGTAACAATGGGAATGCTCCTTCCGCATCTAGAGCCCGTCGACTTGCACTTCACCTTAACGACCGAAGTAAGTTCATTTCCTTAAGTAGTTCCACTCCGAACCTTCGTTCTGTGTTGATCTACGCCCAAGGCTATACATGGCTTGAAGAGGAGCAAATGAAGTTTCTATTCCAAGGCTTTAAGTTGCTTAGGGTGCTATATCTAGCTGATTTAGAAATAAGAGAGCTACCGAAGCAAATAGGTGAACTAATCCATTTGAGATATCTCAGGTGTACTAATACTTGGTTAGAAACCCTCCCATCGTCGATAGGCAATCTTATCAATTTACAAACTCTACTTTTAGATTCCAGTAATGGTATTAAAGTACCCGACACAATTGGGAAGATGCATCAGTTAAGACATCTTCGATTACTCGTGGACAAACCACAGACGGTTATGACTTCGGGATGGATACAAGGGCTACCTTTTGGAGTGATACAAGGGCATCCAAGGCTCGACCTGATGAGTAACCTCCAGACTCTATCTGGAGTATATGCtggcaaatggatggagggttgcttgggaaagctcACCAATCTTAGAAATTTAAAAATACTTTTTGAAACAGAAGCTGATGCTGAGTTATTCTCCGAGGCTATTGTCAATCTGAACTGCCTCCATCATCTGTGGGCGCGGATGTCAGTACCGATACGTTTTTTTGAAGACAGAGCCTTAGTTTTGTCGTTACCTAATCTTTCACATCTTCTCAAGTTAAGTAAGTTGCATTTGGGAGGAAAGTTAGAGACGTTACCTGAATTTCCAACAAACCTCACCAAACTCTCCTTGGAATGGTCCCGTTTAAAGGAAGACCCAATGGCGACGTTGGAGAAGCTGAAAAGCCTTCGCATTCTCAGATTGCTCGGTGATTCATATGATGGAGTGGAAATGGCTTGCTCTGCACAAGGGTTTCCTCAACTCGAATCCTTGCGTCTTCAAGCGTTATGTAAATTAAAGGAGTGGAGAGTGGAGGAAGGAGCTATGCCAAGTCTTTTACATTTATGGATAGGTGACTGCAAGCAATTGAAGAAGCTTCCAGAAGGACTGCAACACGTGACTACCCTCAAGAAATTGGAGCTGTGGTGGATGCGTGACGAATTCAATGCAAGGGTTCGAGAAGATGGGGGAGAGGATTGGTATAAGATCCGGCACATACCCTCCATCGACATACGACAGATGTTTACAATCAAGCAGTCGGACTTTAATTTCTATCATTATGAGAG GGCAACCATCGACGGGTTAGACAGGAGCTTCGATTAA